One segment of Burkholderia multivorans ATCC BAA-247 DNA contains the following:
- a CDS encoding nitroreductase family protein, translating to MSVKPAPTTVSIHELIAGRWSPRAYSDAPISAADLHAVLEAARWAPSAYNAQPWRFIVFDRTRDEAAFKRAFATLVPFNQGWNAPAPVLIAVTAHTLTPKGEPAPTALYDAGAAAMSLVLQAHALGLAAHQMSGFDANAFREAFEIPADVAIPAIISLGHYGNVDKLDPVLRDREKAPRTRHPLGEIVYAGAWKKGFEAAA from the coding sequence ATGTCTGTCAAACCTGCTCCCACTACCGTTTCGATTCACGAACTGATCGCGGGCCGCTGGAGCCCGCGTGCCTATTCCGACGCGCCGATCAGCGCCGCCGACCTGCATGCGGTGCTGGAGGCGGCGCGCTGGGCGCCGTCCGCGTACAACGCGCAGCCGTGGCGCTTCATCGTGTTCGATCGCACGCGGGACGAAGCCGCGTTCAAGCGTGCGTTCGCGACGCTCGTGCCGTTCAATCAGGGCTGGAACGCACCGGCGCCGGTCCTGATCGCCGTCACCGCGCATACGCTGACGCCGAAGGGCGAGCCCGCGCCGACCGCGCTGTACGACGCGGGCGCGGCTGCGATGTCGCTCGTGCTGCAGGCGCACGCGCTCGGGCTCGCCGCACATCAGATGAGCGGCTTCGACGCGAACGCGTTCCGCGAGGCGTTCGAGATCCCGGCCGACGTCGCGATTCCCGCGATCATCTCGCTCGGCCACTACGGCAACGTCGACAAGCTCGATCCGGTGTTGCGCGATCGCGAGAAGGCGCCGCGCACGCGCCATCCGCTCGGCGAGATCGTCTACGCGGGCGCGTGGAAGAAGGGCTTCGAAGCGGCCGCGTGA
- a CDS encoding Hsp70 family protein, producing MTYCAIDFGTSNSAVALPHGDGMRLAPVEGDHLTLPTAIFFNNDEETVEYGRAALASYIDGFDGRLMRSMKSILGSPLAETTTDLGDGTAIAYTDVIARFLQHLKQKAEACAGAPIRRAVLGRPVFFVDDDPRADRLAQNQLQAAAQSVGFADVRFQYEPIAAAFDYESRQQAERLVLVADIGGGTSDFSLVRVGPDRMTRLDRKDDVLAHHGVHVAGTDYDRRVELSAILPAFGYRALDPEGRELPNRIYFDLATWHLINTVYTPKRLGELKLMKHLYRDARQHERLVRVVEQRLGHALMARAEEAKIGVAAGGETMIDLNDVEEDLQIAFDAARLIDASREDTARIVDAARETVRLAGVAPRDVGALYFTGGSTGLAFLSGALAAAFPDAQPVFGDRLASVATGLGIHAQRLFG from the coding sequence ATGACTTACTGCGCGATCGATTTCGGTACGTCCAATTCCGCCGTGGCGCTGCCCCACGGCGACGGCATGCGGCTCGCGCCCGTCGAGGGCGACCATCTGACGCTGCCCACCGCGATTTTCTTCAACAACGACGAGGAGACGGTCGAATACGGCCGAGCGGCGCTCGCATCGTACATCGACGGCTTCGACGGCCGGCTGATGCGCTCGATGAAGAGCATCCTCGGTTCGCCGCTCGCCGAGACGACGACCGATCTCGGCGACGGCACCGCGATCGCCTATACCGACGTGATCGCGCGTTTCCTGCAACACCTGAAGCAGAAGGCCGAGGCGTGCGCAGGCGCGCCGATCCGCCGTGCGGTGCTCGGCCGCCCGGTGTTCTTCGTCGACGACGATCCGCGCGCCGACCGCCTTGCGCAGAACCAGCTGCAGGCGGCCGCGCAGTCGGTCGGATTCGCCGACGTGCGGTTCCAGTACGAGCCGATCGCGGCCGCGTTCGACTACGAGTCGCGCCAGCAGGCGGAGCGGCTGGTGCTCGTCGCCGACATCGGCGGCGGCACGTCCGACTTCTCGCTGGTGCGCGTCGGCCCGGACCGCATGACGCGCCTCGACCGCAAGGACGACGTGCTCGCGCATCACGGCGTGCACGTCGCCGGCACCGACTACGACCGGCGCGTCGAGCTGTCGGCGATCCTGCCGGCGTTCGGCTATCGCGCGCTCGATCCCGAAGGCCGCGAGTTGCCGAACCGGATCTACTTCGATCTGGCGACCTGGCATCTGATCAATACGGTCTATACGCCGAAGCGGCTCGGCGAGCTGAAGCTGATGAAGCATCTGTACCGCGACGCGCGGCAGCACGAGCGGCTCGTGCGCGTGGTCGAGCAGCGGCTCGGGCATGCGCTGATGGCGCGCGCGGAAGAGGCGAAGATCGGCGTGGCCGCGGGCGGGGAGACGATGATCGACCTGAACGATGTCGAAGAGGACCTGCAGATCGCCTTCGACGCGGCGCGCCTGATCGATGCGAGCCGCGAGGACACTGCACGGATCGTCGACGCCGCGCGCGAAACGGTGCGGCTGGCGGGCGTCGCGCCGCGCGACGTCGGCGCGCTGTACTTCACGGGCGGCTCGACGGGTTTGGCGTTCCTGTCCGGCGCGCTGGCGGCCGCGTTTCCGGACGCGCAGCCGGTGTTCGGCGACCGCCTCGCCAGCGTCGCGACGGGCCTCGGCATTCACGCGCAGCGACTGTTCGGCTGA
- a CDS encoding cold-shock protein, with the protein MATGTVKWFNDAKGFGFITPEGGGDDLFAHFSEIRVEGFKTLQENQKVEFEVKTGPKGLQAANIRPL; encoded by the coding sequence ATGGCAACCGGTACCGTCAAGTGGTTCAATGACGCAAAGGGCTTCGGCTTCATCACCCCGGAAGGCGGCGGCGACGATCTGTTCGCGCACTTCTCGGAAATCCGCGTCGAAGGTTTCAAGACGCTGCAAGAAAACCAGAAGGTCGAATTCGAAGTGAAGACGGGCCCGAAGGGTCTGCAAGCTGCGAACATCCGCCCGCTGTAA
- a CDS encoding APC family permease gives MKSSIQRNIGPFALMLTGLGSIIGSGWLFGAWKAAKIAGPAAICAWIIGAVVILAIALTYAELGAMFPESGGMVRYARYSHGSLVGFISAWANWIAIVSVIPIEAEASIQYMSTWPYPWAHALFVNGELTTPGLLLSAVLVVVYFLLNYWGVKAFARANTAITIFKFLIPGLTILGLMLTSFHSENLGTSSGASFAPYGWSAVLTAVATSGIVFAFNGFQSPVNLAGEARNPSRSVPFAVIASILLALVIYVLLQMAYIGAVNPADVAKGWQHFNFSSPFAELAIALNLNWLAILLYVDAFISPSGTGTTYMATTTRMIYAMERNNTMPKMFGNVHPLYGVPRQAMWFNLLVSFIFLFFFRGWSSLAAVISVATVISYLTGPISLMALRRAATDIERPLSIPAMKLIAPFAFVCASLILYWAKWPLTGEIILLMIVALPVYFYFQGKSGWTGWGADLKAAWWLVAYLPTMAVLSLIGSKEFGGYGYLPYGWDMLVVAVISLGFYFWGVNTGYRTQYLDERESHDEILEGIGA, from the coding sequence GTGAAGAGTTCTATACAACGGAACATCGGCCCGTTTGCATTGATGCTGACGGGGCTGGGTTCGATTATCGGCTCGGGCTGGCTGTTCGGTGCCTGGAAAGCCGCCAAGATCGCCGGTCCGGCGGCGATCTGCGCGTGGATCATCGGCGCCGTCGTGATTCTCGCGATTGCGCTCACGTACGCGGAGCTCGGCGCGATGTTCCCCGAGTCGGGCGGGATGGTGCGTTACGCGCGCTACTCGCATGGGTCGCTGGTGGGCTTCATCAGCGCATGGGCGAACTGGATTGCGATCGTGTCGGTGATTCCGATCGAGGCCGAGGCATCGATCCAGTACATGAGCACGTGGCCGTATCCCTGGGCGCATGCGCTCTTCGTCAACGGGGAACTGACGACGCCGGGCCTGCTGCTGTCGGCCGTGCTGGTGGTCGTGTACTTCCTGCTGAACTATTGGGGCGTGAAGGCCTTCGCGCGGGCGAACACCGCCATCACGATCTTCAAGTTCCTGATCCCGGGCCTGACGATCCTCGGCCTGATGCTGACGAGCTTCCATTCGGAAAACCTCGGCACGAGCTCCGGTGCGAGCTTCGCGCCGTACGGCTGGTCCGCCGTGCTGACCGCGGTGGCGACGAGCGGCATCGTGTTCGCGTTCAACGGCTTCCAGAGCCCGGTGAACCTTGCCGGTGAAGCGCGCAACCCGTCGCGCAGCGTGCCGTTCGCGGTGATCGCGTCGATTCTGCTCGCGCTCGTGATCTACGTGCTGCTGCAGATGGCGTACATCGGCGCGGTGAATCCGGCCGACGTCGCGAAGGGCTGGCAGCACTTCAACTTCTCGTCGCCGTTCGCGGAACTCGCGATCGCGCTGAACCTGAACTGGCTCGCGATCCTGCTGTACGTCGACGCGTTCATCAGCCCGAGCGGTACCGGCACGACGTACATGGCGACGACCACGCGGATGATCTACGCGATGGAGCGCAACAACACGATGCCGAAGATGTTCGGCAACGTGCATCCGCTCTACGGCGTACCGCGTCAGGCGATGTGGTTCAACCTGCTCGTGTCGTTCATCTTCCTGTTCTTCTTCCGCGGCTGGAGCTCGCTCGCGGCAGTGATCTCGGTCGCGACCGTGATCTCGTATCTGACGGGTCCGATCAGCCTCATGGCGCTGCGCCGTGCGGCGACCGACATCGAGCGCCCGCTGTCGATTCCGGCGATGAAGCTGATCGCGCCGTTCGCATTCGTCTGCGCGTCGCTGATCCTGTACTGGGCGAAGTGGCCGCTGACCGGCGAAATCATCCTGCTGATGATCGTCGCGCTGCCGGTGTACTTCTACTTCCAGGGCAAGTCGGGCTGGACCGGCTGGGGTGCCGACCTCAAGGCGGCATGGTGGCTCGTCGCGTATCTGCCGACGATGGCCGTGCTGTCGCTGATCGGCAGCAAGGAGTTCGGCGGTTACGGCTATCTACCGTACGGCTGGGACATGCTGGTCGTCGCCGTGATCTCGCTCGGGTTCTACTTCTGGGGCGTGAACACCGGCTACCGGACGCAGTATCTCGACGAGCGCGAGTCGCACGACGAGATCCTCGAAGGCATCGGCGCCTGA
- a CDS encoding DODA-type extradiol aromatic ring-opening family dioxygenase, with protein sequence MNRLPSLYLSHGAPTLPIDPALPSGAFTELGAELPRPRAVLMLSAHWGTQQPVASIAAHPDTIHDFYGFPRALYEIRYPAPGAPDVAQHAADLLNAAGIATATLEHGLDHGAWVPMLLMFPHADVPVAQLSIQPRADAAHHFAVGRALRPLRDEDVMVIGSGQITHNLRAADFGASPEDADPRVAEFTDWFETKLAERDIDALLDYRRQAPHAALMHPTDEHLLPVFAALGAADDDYRLGIQALGTYQRVLAMTNYVFSSATA encoded by the coding sequence ATGAACCGCTTGCCTTCGCTTTACCTGTCGCATGGCGCGCCGACGCTGCCGATCGATCCGGCATTGCCGTCCGGCGCATTCACCGAACTCGGTGCCGAGCTGCCGCGCCCGCGCGCGGTGCTGATGCTGTCCGCGCACTGGGGCACGCAGCAACCCGTCGCGAGCATTGCCGCGCATCCGGACACGATTCACGACTTCTACGGCTTTCCGCGCGCGCTCTATGAAATCCGCTACCCGGCGCCCGGCGCGCCCGACGTCGCGCAGCATGCGGCCGACCTCCTGAATGCGGCGGGCATCGCGACCGCGACGCTCGAGCACGGCCTCGATCACGGTGCGTGGGTGCCGATGCTGCTGATGTTCCCGCACGCCGACGTGCCGGTCGCGCAGCTGTCGATCCAGCCGCGCGCGGACGCCGCGCATCACTTCGCGGTCGGCCGCGCGCTGCGGCCGCTGCGCGATGAGGACGTGATGGTGATCGGCTCGGGCCAGATCACGCACAATCTGCGCGCGGCGGATTTCGGCGCCTCGCCGGAGGACGCCGATCCGCGCGTCGCCGAATTCACCGACTGGTTCGAGACGAAGCTCGCCGAGCGCGACATCGACGCGCTGCTCGACTACCGCAGGCAGGCGCCGCACGCGGCGCTGATGCATCCGACCGACGAGCATCTGCTGCCGGTGTTCGCGGCGCTCGGCGCGGCCGACGACGACTACCGGCTCGGCATCCAGGCGCTCGGCACGTATCAGCGCGTGCTGGCCATGACGAACTACGTGTTCTCGAGCGCGACGGCCTGA
- a CDS encoding UbiX family flavin prenyltransferase, with protein sequence MVSPSAPRRRLIVAITGATGAIYGVRLLDLLRAAGGVETHLLISNAGWLNIQHELKLSKSDVESRADVVHSVRDVGATIASGSFATHGMVIAPCSMKTLASIAHGLSDNLITRAADVTLKERRRLVLMVRETPFNLAHLRNMTAVTEMGGIVFPPLPAFYAMPKTIDELVDQTVTRVLDLFAPDTPLTTPWAGLRHAQ encoded by the coding sequence ATGGTCTCTCCCAGCGCGCCGCGTCGCCGGCTGATCGTCGCGATCACCGGCGCGACGGGCGCGATCTACGGCGTGCGGCTGCTCGATCTGCTGCGCGCCGCCGGCGGCGTCGAGACGCACCTGCTGATCTCGAACGCCGGCTGGCTCAATATCCAGCACGAACTGAAGCTGTCGAAGTCCGACGTCGAAAGCCGCGCGGACGTCGTCCATTCGGTGCGCGACGTCGGCGCGACGATCGCGTCCGGCTCGTTCGCGACGCACGGCATGGTGATCGCGCCGTGCTCGATGAAGACGCTCGCGAGCATCGCGCACGGGCTGTCCGACAACCTGATCACGCGCGCGGCCGACGTGACGCTGAAGGAACGTCGCCGCCTAGTGCTGATGGTGCGCGAAACGCCGTTCAATCTCGCGCATCTGCGCAACATGACGGCCGTCACCGAAATGGGCGGCATCGTGTTCCCGCCGCTGCCGGCGTTCTATGCAATGCCGAAGACGATCGACGAACTCGTCGACCAGACCGTCACGCGCGTGCTCGACCTGTTCGCGCCCGATACGCCGCTCACGACGCCGTGGGCCGGGCTCCGTCACGCGCAGTAG
- the grxD gene encoding Grx4 family monothiol glutaredoxin, whose product MDTQQRIKQIVDENPVVLFMKGNAQFPMCGFSGRAVQVLKACGVDQFKTVNVLEDEEIRQGIKEFSNWPTIPQLYVKGEFIGGSDIMMEMYQSGELQQLFAAA is encoded by the coding sequence ATGGACACCCAACAACGTATCAAGCAAATCGTCGACGAAAACCCGGTCGTGCTCTTCATGAAGGGCAACGCGCAATTCCCGATGTGCGGCTTTTCCGGCCGCGCGGTGCAGGTGCTGAAGGCCTGCGGCGTCGATCAGTTCAAGACGGTCAACGTGCTCGAGGACGAAGAGATCCGTCAGGGGATCAAGGAATTCTCGAACTGGCCGACCATCCCGCAGCTGTATGTCAAGGGCGAGTTCATCGGCGGCTCGGACATCATGATGGAGATGTACCAGTCGGGCGAGCTGCAGCAACTGTTCGCCGCCGCGTAA